GTGTAGCTCGGCGTACCCTCTTTGCCCCTCCCAGAATCACACTCTACTTGTTTCATTCTTTGCAGTTACTGCAATTGCTCTAGTCTTGTTTCTTGCCTGTGTGTGGCGGAATGTGAGGCATGCGTCTGCTTAACAGTCTGTCAGATGAACGGCGAATGCTTTCATGTGAACCAAACCCAttgtttcagcttttcagaCCCCGACGGGGATGCCATATGGAACAGTGAACTTGCTGCACGGAGTAAACCCTGGGGAGACCCCCGTTACCTGTACTGCTGGAATCGGTACATTTATAGTGGAATTTGCCACTTTAAGCCACCTTACAGGTGACCCAGTGTTCGAGGATGTTGCCAGGAAGTCTTTGAAGGCACTGTGGAAAAATCGCTCAGATATTGGGCTGGTGAGTGAGGCATGGACTTTGAATTTACTGGTCTGCTTTTTGTATAGTTTTGTGGATGTGATTCTAAGTGTAAAAAGCATAAACAGAGAGGAGATAGAACTAGATAAATAAGCACAGTGCTAATAACTGGGCTGAAGTTGTGTGTTTGACGTTGTTCCTCAACACATGCAGCATCCACATCTCCGCTTTAGTGGTGTGACCCAATGTTACGCCATTGTTCCTTTCCGTAAGAGATGGAGTTGGGAGACAAATACCTTCTACTAGGTATTGCAGTTTTTGtaacagatgaaagaaaaggtcTATCTGATGCCTGGTAGGACAATGGCCTACGAAGAGAATAAAAGCACAGCAAGTGCAACAGGACACTCCCAGCCTCTGCAGCTTTGGTGTTTTGGGAATATCCAGAGCTAGAAGCATTACCTCTGTGTTTGCTATCTCCTGGTCAATCTTTCTTCAGTTAATTTCTACAGCTGCTTTTTGAGCCTGTGTGAGCTCTTAGTGTTGCATATGTGAAGTGGAACAGATTTATTGCTATGCTATATAAAGAAGTGTTCCCTCTTGTTTGCTTTGGgatctctttattttttgtttgtgccCTTAGTCCTTGTTGAAGAAAGAAACTAAAtagctgggggttttttcaccTTTGTTGAGCAAGTCACGATTGTGTATTATATTCCCCATCATCTGGGTTTCTTTCTAGGCTGAAGAGTCCCAGATTTGAAGGATCTATTTAAATATTAGTATGGCAGCTCTCATGCCTTTGACGTCCTTGGCCTCCATCTGTATATCTgtacctcttcctcctcctctactcttCTGGAGGGTGTATTAGGACCAGACACATCATGTTGAAATTGTGCATTTTCACAGTAGAATAATGGTGTGTTGTTTTGGCCAGTGCAGCATTAAAGCTTAAAATTCACAAGTTATATTTTCTACAGTTTGTACTTCTCTGATACCGATACATGTGTCTTGTAATGGAGAAGATGCTAGTTGGTATAAATACTGTGAAACTGTGAAACGGacagtctgaaaaaaagacaaggttTTCTTGTGTGGTTGTGTTGTGGGGATTTTCTTAATTATAATTTAGTAGATtagttttatttccactttaacttcctctttcctcctccccttgctTCTTCCAGGTTGGTAACCACATTGATGTGATAACTGCCAAGTGGGTGGCCCAGGATGCTGGCATTGGGGCAGGAGTGGACTCCTACTTTGAGTACCTTGTTAAAGGAGCCATTCTCCTGCAGGACAAGGAGCTGATGTCCATGTTTCTAGGTgagcagtttgttttctgtgtgaagGGTCCCAGGAATGCCTCCTTGGCCGCACCTGTAGAAACTCTGCATGTggaagaagatgatgaagaaTCTAATAGGGTACATTCAAGACTGTTCCTGAAGTGTATGTTGTAATACTTTTGAAGAATCTGTAATAACAGCGAGTTACCAAAGTGAGCATCCTGAGAAGTCATTTGTTTGACATGGCTCAAGTGAAAAGGGGGCTTCtctcattcttaaaaaaaattttttttattatttttttttttgttggattaCCTACccatttatgtttctttataGAATATAACAAAGCTATCAAAAATTACACAAAGTTTGATGACTGGTACCTCTGGGTTCAGATGTACAAAGGAACAGTGTCCATGCCTGTTTTTCAGTCCCTGGAGGCCTACTGGCCAGGCCTACAGGTAAGAGCTGTCATACCAGTAGCACATGGTGATTTTGTTCATCTGCCTTGGGTCGGTCTTTAATGTAAAGTTACAAAAGTAACCCTCATCCGTGTTGgtttaaaagtttgttttgatCTCTGGTGATACCTGCAGTAGTCTGAGCCTGTAGAAGAGCAGATGTTGACTTTATGGTCTATAAAGACAGTCTCCCATGAAGTGTGATGCGAGGGCACTTCTGTTGTAGCAAACTCCACTGACAGCAGTCTCATAATCCAGGTGGGAACCtaaggcaaaagaaaatcacacctcttttttttccctgccttataaatgctttatttatggGAATACTTTCCCATTGAGAGGTTTGCTTTCACATCAATACTTACGTTTTGTCTGGGACTTTGTTATTCCCACTGAAATAGACTGGATGCTGCGATTGACTAAAAGAAATGTTGACTGAAGAAACCCAGCCTTCCATTAACTAAAAATGAGAGTCTTCATATTATTTAGGTGTATGGAATGTGATCCAACGGAAAAGCAGCACCTATCTCCTTAGTCCTAGCTATTCTGAAGGCATCATGCCTCAGTACTACTTACACCATTCAGACCTGCTGAACAACCCATTTCCGTCACTATCTCTGACTGTAGGAGTGTCATTGCATCGATTCctgtgctgttttttcttcaccCGGATTTTGCTTTGCTAATTGTTTCCTCTCTCTCAGAGCCTAATTGGGGATGTAGATAATGCCATGCGAACCTTCCTCAACTATTACACCGTCTGGAAGCAGTTTGGTGGGCTGCCTGAGTTCTACAACATTCCCCAGGGCTATACGGTGGACAAGAGAGAAGGATATCCACTCCGGCCTggtaagcagaaataaaatagagagGAATGTGGAGTCCTGCTTTTGCTCTGGTGGTAAGATCAAATGTTAGCAACACCTGGCCTCCAAAAGTTCCTCCCCAGTTTTGCTTTGACTTAGTTCCTGCATGCGTCTTACCAGTGATTTACATAGTCAAAGCTACGCGTTTTGCTTTCTGCCATTCACAAAGGCAGGACTGCCTTTTCAAGGAAGCAAACCATACATTACTATACAAGGGGAGCCTGTTTAACAAATTGGGTTCACAGCATAGGATTTGACACGTTTAAGCGTTAGATTCTCTGACATGGGATGTTAAAGTCACATGAAATGTTAATGTGACTGCCTGTGTCCTTTAAATTTAGGAAGTAAAAGTGAGTATGGATAGAGCACTCTAGTTCTGCTGAGTTCCTGAAATAAACTAATTCCAGTTGCACTAGCAAAGCTCAGCATACAAGAGGATTCTATGTTGTCTGTGATACTGCAATAAAattatctggggtttttttttttctgttttttttacaactctgacaaaaaaagaaagcataccTGATGATTAGGTCAGTAAAACTTTGTAAATGAGAATAATTGATTTCCTTTTGGTCCGAGTGTTCAAGTGACGTCGACATCAGACACTTCTACCAAAAACACTCATCAGCATTAACTTTCAAATGTATTACAGCATCCAAAAAGACTTGTTTCTTTAGTAAGTAAACACAGCATGATGCATATGGTGCCTATATAGAGTATTTCCATAGTGCCTGATCCTCTGGTGGTTTAGATACCCCTGTTTCAGAGCttacagttttgtttaaaagctgtattttgggGGTTGAGTTTCTCCTCTGTAATCGTTTCTAgaagcatctttcttttcttcctttgacaACCAATTTTAATCCTTGTCTCTCTTGCTCCCCTCCCACTCTCTGAATGTGGGAGGGAGCATTATGCAGTTTTACCTGAGCTGATGCAATTTCGCTGTAGCACATCTTCAGTAAAAGCAAGTATCTGTGCTTTGAGCCAGAGGAAATACAAGGCAAGCTAAGATGTTTGCCTGATTATATTAAAGTGGTGGTGTTAAATCAGTTAAAGGGACATCTCGTTTTCCCTGTGTAACATGGTTTGGTAATCTTTACGCTTGcaaacatttgggttttttcgGTTTTTTGCAGAGCTGATTGAGAGTGCAATGTATCTGTACCGTGCTACAAGAGATCCCATGCTCTTAGAACTGGGAAGAGATGCAGTGGAATCAATAGAGAAAATCAGCAAGGTGGACTGTGGATTTGCTACTGTAAGTGCTAAATAACTGTTAAGTCGGCTCCCTGGCTGCTAAAAGTCAGCTTTTAGAAAGTGTTCTCATGAATGATGTTTTGCCATTGAGTCAAGTGATCACTTTGGTTGAAACATGAGTTCGTTTTCAAACAAACCCCTTGCTTTCCTCTGAAGCTGATCTAGTAACCACTGGTCATGTTTCTGGTAGGAAATTCCCTCACAGCCCTGAACAGTGGGCCAAATTCTGTCACTGGCTTTTGCACCAGAGCCCAAAACATGGCAAAGCATCAGAAGCTTCTCCTGCCTCCTGTATCTTGGCAGCTACTGGGTGTTCCAGCTCAGCAGGCTCTCTGCCTGCCAGTTGTGCGATTCTGCTTTCCCGCTATGCCTTGAAAATCTGATGAAACACAAAAGAATTGCAGTAAGTGATTTCTCtaaaatcatttaatagaaGATTTCAAACATACTGTCAAGCTCTATTTTACGAAAAAACTTCTTACCGATATTGGGAATTAGGCCTTGTGATTTGGAAAGTAGGTAAAAGccttatgatttatttttagtggGGAAAACGATGGGAAGCCTACTCGCTCTTCTCCTCCTTGCCCAGATAGGAAGTGCATTTCTCCTGGTTGTTAGTTTCCTGTTTCTTATCACTAGACTATACTAATTCAAAGCATCTGAAGCCTTGTGATGTATTTGCGTACAACTGTTTAAAATGCAGGGCGAATTGGTGCCAGGTACTGTTTAACTGAAATGAATTGCAAGCTGGTTTTACTTTCCCCCCCAAGTTCTAACTTACTGAATTTCACATAACTGTAACCCACTGTATTTCTTATCTTGTAGATCAAAGACTTGAGAGATCACAGACTGGATAATCGCATGGAATCCTTCTTTTTGGCTGAAACGGTAAAATACTTGTACTTGCTGTTTGACCCAGACAACTTCATTCACAATGATGGATCGGTCTTTGATGTGGTGGTTACGCCATACGGGGAATGTGTCTTGAATGCTGGAGGATATGTCTTCAACACCGAAGCTCATCCTATAGACCCTGCAGCGCTGCACTGCTGTAGGAAGCGGAAGGAAGAGCAGTGGGAGGTGGAAGACCTGATGCGGGAATTTTACTcgttgaagaaaaacaagaaattcactttaaaaagagCTCCGGACCATAGTGAAGGGGAAAGTGCAAAAGACCCTGAAGATGCCCCTTCAGAGAAAGGTGGAGAGAAGAGAAACGCTAAGAAGAACTCACACTCCCTCCTGAGTTGCCCCAGTCAATCTTTTAACTCCAAACTTGCAGTACTGGGACAGGTCTTCCTAGATAACACCTGATTCTATTTTCATTATCAGTTTAAATTATTGATTTGGACTTtgggaatatatttttctagtttCATAATGGAAAAAGTCATACCTCACAATGTGAATTGTATTATGAAGTGAAACAGCTTCCCATTAAATTCTGCTACTGCTGGTTCATAAAATGTGATTCAGGTATCAGCTGTTAATGCTGTAAAGGTGCTAATCCCAAACTGATTGGTTGCTCGaatagaaagagagagaaaagtctACAGGTTAGAGGTACCTTCTTTATTTCATTGTGagtttgttttgaagttttacAGGCTTACGCAGGATCCACAACTTTGTTGTATAAAAATGAGCCTGAGCAATTCCCTGTCACGAGGGGAAAAGCAGGGATTACTAGCTGTAGCTTCGCTTCTGAGACCAGAAGTCTCCTCTGCGATGTGCTCCACCTTTTGTCTTTGGCCTCTTTACGAATACGTGGTTAGCCTGAGAGACTGATGACCGGTCGAAAAAACCTTTTGATTTTGAGTTGGAGGCTCAGATTTATAGATCTAGCATGTCTGTCAAATGTGAAGGATGGCACGGGGGGACGGAGGAGGGCAGTTGCAACATAGAAAATTGCTCGGTTCCTCTGTATCGAATCAGTGTGGGTCGGTACCGCAGGCCTGAAACCGGTTTGGTAAGCATCCAGGtaatgtcatctgcaaactgaggTGGGGCATGGACTAGAGAAGGTTTGATTTACCCTGTGGTggagcttgctttcttcttacAGACTCTAATGTACTTTTCCTATGAAATTTccccatttccttcctcttttaaGCTTCCCTTTGAGGCCTTGCTTGCCTAACTGCATCAGCGACCTCAAGTCAGCCTCAGGGCAAACCAGCTGAGCTGTATGCATAGGGTGCATAAGGGCAGGATGGAAGCGGACGTGGTTCAGCCTGAAATGCAACTCTCCCTTGGTGCAGGAGACAGCTGAACAGATGTTGGTaagctgctccctgcagcaggtcATGAGAGAGTTCCTTGGGACCCTTCCTCTGACCGAAACCAGGCtgcatttctgtctgtcttAACAGGTGAAAGGCATGAAACCTCTTGGTGTTCAGCTGACTTGACAAATCCAAACCTTCAAATGTGTTAGTAGTGTCTTTCTGACAGGTGTATGCAATGATTAGCAAGAGAGAAATCAGTAGTGTTACAAAGGGGGggggtttaaaagaaaaaagggggcGGAGGCAGAAAAAATATGAGCTTTCTTCAAGCCTACTGGAAGTTGAGGAGTCTGGAGCAAGCATAACAAGCTGTAGTCATTTAAGTGGGTTAGAGATACGGGATAAATAAATCCATGTGGCCAGTGAAATACTTAAAGACAACCGGGTCAGTGCCCAGTCTTTGTTGATGTGGGGTTGCTTTGAGAAGCTTGGTTTTGTCTTGATCAGTACTAGTGCTATAAAGATAAAATCTGCGCTCCTCCCCTCCAGGATGGAAATCCTGTGCCAGTTGTGAGTACAGGAAGAGACACTTGCACCTTTGGCCAAACAGACATACTGGAAGGACTGGTAACCTGTACAGGCTCTTGTAGTTctgtccttctcctttccttttagtGGGTGGGacagtattttagaaatactgcATTGATACAGCCGCGGCAGGGAAGGTACTGAGAGTGGAGCACCCTAAAATGAGGCACTGTTAGGCAAAGATGGAGCTTTTGTTAATGGCTCCTTGTAACCACACggttacctttttcttttctagctgtTCATATCTCGCACGCTATTATCTGTGGAACAACAAATGCAGGCTTTCTCCAACGGCTTGACTCGGTATTTGGTCCTGATTCTCTCTCAGCATTGAATCACCCACAAAGtagaggaaaatgaaggactTGTGGGACAGGCTGCAGATTACCGACACAGTAGATCTCTGCTAACCATGGCATTTTGGTGCCCTCATCTAAGGGGCTCCAGTAGCAGAACCAAGGGGTAGTAGCCTTAGGAGGTAAGATCTTCCCTCAGCACAGTTGGAGTTGAAAGAACTCATCTGTCCACAGCTACTGGTCTACTGTGAGTAATTAGATGGGTCTTGATTGGTGCTATGGGATGGATGAGTCAGAATAACACAAGACAGCCTTAATTTTGGGTTGTTCCAGTATTTGAGAGCAAGTACCATTTTACTAAGattttcctttaacaaaaaGAACTGTGATA
This genomic window from Balearica regulorum gibbericeps isolate bBalReg1 chromosome 16, bBalReg1.pri, whole genome shotgun sequence contains:
- the EDEM2 gene encoding ER degradation-enhancing alpha-mannosidase-like protein 2 gives rise to the protein MLPSLGSLLCLWALRLLAPTAGTGAASRGPDVASYRERVRAMFYHAYEHYLESAFPYDELRPLTCDGQDTWGSFSLTLIDALDTLLILGNVSEFQRVVNVLQEGVDFDIDVNASVFETNIRVVGGLLSAHLLSKKAGIEVEVGWPCSGPLLRMAEEAARKLLPAFQTPTGMPYGTVNLLHGVNPGETPVTCTAGIGTFIVEFATLSHLTGDPVFEDVARKSLKALWKNRSDIGLVGNHIDVITAKWVAQDAGIGAGVDSYFEYLVKGAILLQDKELMSMFLEYNKAIKNYTKFDDWYLWVQMYKGTVSMPVFQSLEAYWPGLQSLIGDVDNAMRTFLNYYTVWKQFGGLPEFYNIPQGYTVDKREGYPLRPELIESAMYLYRATRDPMLLELGRDAVESIEKISKVDCGFATIKDLRDHRLDNRMESFFLAETVKYLYLLFDPDNFIHNDGSVFDVVVTPYGECVLNAGGYVFNTEAHPIDPAALHCCRKRKEEQWEVEDLMREFYSLKKNKKFTLKRAPDHSEGESAKDPEDAPSEKGGEKRNAKKNSHSLLSCPSQSFNSKLAVLGQVFLDNT